One genomic region from Deltaproteobacteria bacterium encodes:
- a CDS encoding aminotransferase class I/II-fold pyridoxal phosphate-dependent enzyme, with protein PNPYYACYPNFVRIVEGKPVFVNVFEEEGFQYRPEEIKPLLGPRTKAVMVNSTANPTGNFMPPERLKAIVGFGKTVVSDEIYHGLVYEGKEHSILEFTRNALVINGFSKLYAMTGWRLGYLIVPSEFIRPLQKMHQNFFISANAFVQWAGIAALKEADADVARMRSIYNTRRKFLIQKLREMGMGITVEPTGAFYILANARCYTANSFDLAFDILKKAKVGCTPGIDFGTNAEGYLRFSYANSMEKIEEAVGRLARYLRDDWKPKERGKKGS; from the coding sequence TCCCAATCCTTACTACGCCTGTTACCCGAATTTCGTACGCATAGTGGAAGGGAAACCCGTATTCGTAAACGTATTCGAAGAAGAAGGATTTCAATACCGGCCGGAAGAAATCAAGCCCCTTCTCGGGCCGCGGACCAAAGCGGTCATGGTCAATTCTACGGCGAATCCCACTGGGAATTTTATGCCACCGGAGCGACTGAAGGCCATTGTCGGTTTCGGAAAAACAGTCGTATCCGATGAAATTTACCATGGTTTGGTTTATGAAGGGAAGGAGCATTCCATCCTGGAGTTCACCCGGAACGCCTTGGTGATCAACGGATTCTCCAAGCTTTATGCCATGACGGGCTGGCGTTTGGGGTACCTGATCGTGCCGTCGGAATTTATCCGGCCCCTGCAGAAGATGCACCAAAATTTTTTCATCTCGGCCAACGCTTTCGTGCAATGGGCCGGGATCGCCGCCCTGAAGGAGGCGGATGCGGATGTAGCCCGCATGAGGAGCATTTACAACACCCGGCGAAAATTTCTCATCCAAAAGCTGCGAGAGATGGGGATGGGAATAACCGTGGAGCCCACGGGAGCCTTTTATATTCTGGCCAATGCCCGGTGTTACACGGCCAATTCTTTCGACTTGGCCTTTGACATTCTCAAAAAGGCGAAAGTGGGATGCACTCCGGGGATTGACTTTGGGACCAACGCCGAAGGTTACTTACGCTTTTCCTATGCCAACTCCATGGAGAAAATCGAGGAAGCCGTGGGAAGGCTGGCCCGGTATTTGAGGGATGACTGGAAACCGAAGGAGAGAGGAAAAAAGGGGTCATGA
- a CDS encoding glycerophosphodiester phosphodiesterase family protein has protein sequence MNHFAIDKKWVGILYILLSIGMGGQMGCAAKKIEDSMKPTWKTRFPVMVIAHRGFSGEAPENTLAAFRKAIEVGSDMLELDVQFSKDKEVVVIHDEILERTTNGQGQVADFTLKELKKLDAGSRFGPQFSGERIPTLKEVLKITSDRILVNIEIKNPTYSQYAITELADRALREVKKTEMLNQVIFSSFNPIALERIKTREPRAWVALLYHKDWNSLREITAGESFFILNLRRNFLTKEKITKIHQEGMKVNVYTVDSAEEMEQFIRWGIDGIITNQPGQLIKILQKKFG, from the coding sequence ATGAATCATTTCGCCATTGATAAAAAATGGGTGGGAATTTTATATATTCTTTTGAGTATAGGGATGGGAGGACAGATGGGTTGTGCAGCAAAAAAAATTGAGGATTCGATGAAACCAACCTGGAAAACAAGGTTTCCAGTGATGGTTATTGCCCACCGGGGATTTTCTGGTGAGGCACCCGAAAACACTTTGGCTGCTTTCCGCAAAGCCATCGAGGTTGGGAGCGACATGCTGGAATTGGATGTTCAATTCTCTAAGGATAAAGAAGTAGTGGTAATCCACGATGAAATTTTAGAGCGAACTACGAACGGCCAAGGCCAAGTTGCCGACTTTACCTTAAAAGAACTGAAAAAGCTGGACGCGGGTTCCCGGTTTGGTCCTCAATTTTCTGGAGAACGGATTCCCACCCTAAAAGAGGTTCTGAAAATTACCAGCGACCGGATATTGGTCAATATCGAAATAAAAAATCCAACCTATAGTCAGTATGCAATTACGGAATTAGCCGACCGGGCTTTGCGGGAAGTAAAAAAAACCGAGATGTTGAATCAGGTGATCTTCTCTTCTTTTAACCCCATTGCCCTGGAACGAATCAAAACAAGAGAGCCTCGGGCCTGGGTGGCCTTGCTCTATCATAAAGACTGGAATTCCCTGCGGGAAATAACGGCTGGGGAATCTTTCTTTATCCTGAACTTGCGGAGGAACTTTCTTACCAAGGAGAAAATTACCAAGATCCACCAGGAAGGGATGAAGGTGAACGTCTATACGGTTGATTCCGCAGAAGAGATGGAGCAATTCATCCGCTGGGGAATCGACGGGATCATCACCAACCAGCCTGGGCAATTAATCAAAATCCTGCAAAAGAAATTTGGTTAA
- the yihA gene encoding ribosome biogenesis GTP-binding protein YihA/YsxC yields MKIVSAEFIKSATKPSEYPTGNFPEVAVAGKSNVGKSSLINVLVNRKNLARTSSSPGRTQMINFFRVNGKISLVDLPGYGYSKVPLEVRKTWKPMVESYLQTRQEIRLVVLILDARRGASPGDLALLDWLDYHGIPCTIALTKADKLSPIERARQKKALTAIPLLSGKTFLFFSAVTGEGKDELWKLIQVYLQ; encoded by the coding sequence ATGAAAATCGTCTCGGCCGAATTTATCAAAAGCGCAACCAAACCTTCCGAGTATCCAACGGGAAATTTCCCGGAAGTGGCGGTGGCTGGAAAATCCAATGTAGGGAAGTCTTCGTTGATTAATGTTCTGGTGAATCGGAAGAACCTGGCCAGGACCAGCTCCAGCCCGGGCCGGACGCAGATGATCAATTTTTTCCGGGTGAATGGTAAGATATCCTTGGTGGACCTTCCGGGATATGGTTACTCCAAAGTCCCTCTCGAAGTAAGAAAAACCTGGAAACCCATGGTGGAAAGCTACCTGCAAACCCGGCAGGAGATTCGCCTGGTCGTCCTGATCCTGGACGCTCGCCGGGGGGCTTCACCGGGTGATCTGGCTTTGCTCGATTGGTTAGATTATCACGGGATTCCCTGTACCATTGCCCTCACTAAGGCTGATAAACTCTCGCCAATCGAAAGGGCCAGACAGAAGAAAGCCTTGACTGCCATCCCGTTGCTCTCAGGGAAAACCTTCTTATTTTTTTCAGCGGTAACCGGCGAGGGGAAAGACGAATTGTGGAAATTAATCCAAGTCTATTTGCAGTAA